One window from the genome of Pyrus communis chromosome 16, drPyrComm1.1, whole genome shotgun sequence encodes:
- the LOC137719697 gene encoding small polypeptide DEVIL 11-like codes for MASVSVPAAGGSASTASASHHHPPPFYFDEKWKLSKKGGLSRSSRSSSSIHLMKNSSQSNRRCAFSRKCARLVKEQRARFYIVRRCVTMLICWHDYSDS; via the coding sequence ATGGCTTCTGTTTCTGTACCTGCAGCTGGCGGCAGTGCTTCTACTGCAAGTGCTTCTCATCACCACCCGCCTCCTTTTTACTTCGACGAGAAGTGGAAGCTGTCGAAGAAAGGAGGGTTGTCGAGATCGAGCCGTTCATCATCTTCCATTCATCTGATGAAGAATTCATCGCAGTCGAATCGACGGTGCGCGTTTTCCAGAAAGTGTGCGAGGTTGGTGAAGGAGCAGAGAGCTCGGTTCTACATCGTGAGGCGCTGCGTCACCATGCTCATCTGCTGGCACGACTACAGCGATTCATAA